Below is a genomic region from Anaerolineae bacterium.
GCCAAACTGGACACCCTGCCGGGCCGGACGGGCGTCTATCTGATGAAAGATGCCAGGGGCAGCGTGATCTATGTGGGCAAAGCGGTTAATCTGCGCAGCCGCGTCCGCTCGTACTTTCAGACGTCCGCCGACCACGGCCCGCGCACGCGCCGTTTGGTCGAGGACGTCGCCGACTTGGAGTGGATCGTCACCGACACGGAGCTGGAAGCGCTCATCCTGGAGAACGAGCTAATCAAGCGCCACCAGCCGCGCTATAATGTCCGCCTCAAGGACGACAAGAACTATCCCTATATCAAAATCCACTGGCAGGATGATTTCCCCAAGGTCTCGATCGTGCGCCGTATGGCCCACGATGGCGCCCGCTATTATGGGCCTTTTACCTCGTCGCAGGCCGTGCGACAGACCCTGGATGCGCTGCGACGAGTGTTCCCGTATCTCGACTGCGATCGCAAGATCACCGGTGAGGACGAGCGCCCCTGTCTGTACTTCCATATCAAGCGCTGTGCCGGCCCCTGCATCGGCGCCATCAGCCGCGAGGAGTACCGCTCAATCATTCAGGGGCTGTGTGATTTCTTGGAAGGCAAGACCGAGCGCGTATTGGCCGATCTCCAGGCCAAAATGCAGCAGGCCGCCGACGAATGGCAATTCGAGCGAGCCGCCCTTTATCGGGATCAGATCCGGGCTGCCGAGCAGATCGTTGAGCGACAAAAGGTGGTCTCTGGCCGCGATGAGGACGAGGATGTTATCGCCTTCGCCTATGATCCACGCCAGGACGAGGCCTGCGTGCAGGTCTTTCTGGTTCGGCATGGCCGATTGATCGGGCGCGAGACGTTCGTGTTGGATGGTGTGGCGGCCGAGGAGAATGGCGAGTTGCTGTCGGCATTCCTCAAGCAGTTTTACGACGAGGCAGCCTACGTGCCCCCGCGCATCCTGCTCCCTCAGGAACTGGACGAGCGACAGATCATTGAGCAGTGGCTGCGCTCTAAGCGCGGTGCCCAGGTGATGTTAAAGGTGCCCCGGCGAGGCGCCAAGCGCCAGCTCGTGGAGATGGCCTTGGAGAACGCCCGAGAGACATTACAGGCGCTGCAGGCGCAATGGCAGGCCGACACCCACCGCCAAACTCAAGCCCTGACTGAATTGCAGGAGTATCTACACCTGCCGTCGCCGCCGTTACGTATCGAGTGCTTCGATATCTCTACGCTGCAGGGCACGAACACTGTGGGAAGCATGGTGGTGTTTGCCAAGGGTGTCCCTCTCAAGTCGGACTATCGGCGGTTCAATGTGCGCTCGGTGGGGCAGGCCGGGCAGCCGGATGATTACGCGGCGATGCGCGAGGTATTGCGTCGTCGCTTCCGCCGGGCCGTGGAGGCAGCCGAGAATCCTGACCCTGGCCAGAAGGCGCGCCGGCAGGACGCCGTATGGTCGCTGCTGCCTGACCTGGTAATTGTGGATGGCGGCAAGGGACAGCTCAACGTAGCGCTGGAGGTGCTGGACGAGTATGGGCTGCGCGAGGTGGTACCGGTGGTGGGGCTGGCCAAACAACATGAGGAGATTTTCCTCCCTGGCCAGCCGGACCCAGTGGTGCTGCCGCGCGGCTCGGAGGCCCTTCATCTGATGCAACGCATCCGGGATGAAGCCCATCGCTTTGCCATTACCCATCAGCGCGCACGCCGCCAGAAATCCGCGCTCGTCTCAATATTGGACGAGATCCCTGGTATCGGCCCTCGCCGGCGGCAGGCTTTACTTAAACGCTTCGGTTCTCTAGAGGCTATCCGCCAGGCCTCCTTGGAAGAGTTGGCCGCTGTGCCAGGCATGACCCGAGCCGCCGCCGAACGGCTCAAAGCTAGCCTCTAGTCCAAGCGCGGCTCCGACGCGCATCATGGAGGTCTGCTCTTTCAGCATACCGTGGTCTACTCATGTTGTGCTTGTGCAACTACACAAGCTCGGGCTATAATCTGAATGCCATCGCACTGAGGGAGGAGGTGATGTCTGTGACTGTTGAGCGCGATCGCGAAGTGCGCCGTCGTCGGCACCGCCGAAAGAAACTGCGTCTCTTGCGCGCTCGGCTGATGCAGGCCAAGACCGCGCGCGAGCGGCAGCGTATCATCGAGAAGATCCGGCGCATCTCCCCGAGAGCGCCCATCCCAGAGGTGTAGTGCAGCTCACACCAGACTTGGCGGCTATCATCATCTAGGAGGGTGTCTGAAAAGCCTCGACCGGCCCTTTTTGTTTTTGCTCGGATGGTTTTTACGACACCCTCGCAAAGACAAGGAGCTCGAAATGCCTCAGAGCCATGTGGCTTATGTCAGCGATTTTCTGCTAAGCGTTCGCGCCATCGCCCTCGCTGGGCAGGATTTACAGGATGCGCTGGCACAGGGCGATGCTGAAGCTCAGGATTTCGCCATCGCGGAGTTGGAACAGGCCTACGCGCGCTACGATCAGGCCAGCGAGAGTTATCGGACGTTTATGTTGGGCCGGCTGGGCACCACCCGCTCCGCTGTCCAAGCCGAGCGGGTCAGTGTGGACACCCTCGGCAGCGTGGTAGCCGACCTTCAGGTAGCCCATGTGCTGTTAGCGGCCGGGCAATCTGTTGGCGAGATAGAAGAGCCGGCCATGCGCACCCGAGCAGTGGGCCCCGCGCCGATGCTGGCCGACGCACTTCGATCACTGGATGAAACCGCGCGGGGCCTGCGATGGGCGCTAGCCATGCCGATCTCACGGCCTGTCGCGGCCACGCGCAGCCTTTTTGGCCCTCCTCAGCCGGTGGTCATCGAACCGGTACAATCGCCATCGGTTGAACAGGCGCTAAGCACTTTTCGCAGCATCGCCATGGACACACTGGAGCATGTGGTGGCCGGCGTACACAAGGCGATCCGATCCTGCATCGAGGCGATCTCGAGCTTGGATGAGAAGGCCATCTTGAGCGCCCTGGAGATGTTGGTAGGGGAGATCGGGGCCTTACCTGAGATAGGCCGTCTGATCCGGTTAGGAGTTGACCGCCTAAAGAAAGCCATCACCGCCATCATCACTTTCCTCGGCGATGAGGTCATGGACGCGCTCAAGGCCAAATTGAAGGAAATGGTGCAACAGTGGCTGAGCGCGCAGCAGTTGGACGCTGAGCTGCGCAAGGCATTGAACATCCAGGCCACGCAAAAGCTCATCGAGGAGGTCAGCGCCAGGCCCGGCCTGATAGGAGATCAGCTCGACCAAGCCAGCACTGCTATCAAAGTGCTGCGCGTTCGCTTCGATGGGCATGTGGAGACGATCGCGCAAGCTTCGAAAACAGTGGCAGTGGTCGGGGGCTTGCTCGCCACGTCGGGGCTGGGCGTGAAGGCCGTGCTACTCGCCGCGGTAGCCTATCTAGCGATCATCGCCTGGGCTGTGGGGATGGGGATAGACTACGCTGATTCTGGCCGCATCCTCAACCGGGTGCAGGGGATCGGGATGATCGCCCAGGAGCTGATCCGGTAAAAACAGAAGGGCCTGATCGATCTCAGAGACCGATCAGGCCCTATAACCTAGCAAGTTAGGACCCCCTCTGAAAATCTCGCCGGGCACGTGCGAGTAAAGCCTTCACCCACCCAGAGGTATGCCCGGTTTCAAGTGGGCATCGCTATAGTTGCTGGTGGCGGTACGGCCGCTTCTACTGCTTCTCCTTCCGGCTTTGCCGCTGGCTCCACCTTCCGGATCTTGTCCGGGCTGGTTACCCTGTCAATGAACAGGATCCCATCTAGATGGTCAATCTCGTGCTGGAAGACGCGGGCCAGAAAGCCATGAGCACGCACGCGCACGGGCCGGCCGAAGCGATCCTGTCCTCGGACGACGACCATGCTATGGCGGGGCACCTCACCTACGTAGCCAGGGATGGAGAGGCACCCCTCCTCCCCTTCGACCAGCTCAGGGCTGGCCTTAACGATTTCAGGGTTGACCATCTCGTATAGAAGGGTACCCGCGTCCGGATTTTCCTCATCCTTCGGGACTTCCACCACGATCACACGTTCCAGCACGGCCACCTGTGGCGCAGCCAGCCCCACTCCAGGGGCAGCTCGCATTGTCTCAATCATATCGTCAATAAGCTGCCCCAGCTCCGGGCCAAATCGTTGAACCTTACGCGCTTTCTGGCGCAGGATCGGGTTTTCGATGGTGATGATCGGCCGCAATGCCATAATAACGACCTCTCTCGGCGGTTTTTATCACACAAATGATTATAAAACGGAAAGCAGTGGACGTCAAGCTTCGCCATGCCTTGTCTGCCCCTCCGCCGATGGGGCGATGTCATCAAGATGTGGCTTGATCCGGCTGAGCAAGCGAGCCTTGGGCATCGCGCCAACCAAGCGCTCGACCGGCCGACCGCCCTTGAACAGGATCAGCGTCGGGATACTCATGATCCCGAACTCCATCATCGTGATCGGGTTCTGATCCACATCCAGCTTGGTGACCTTCAGCCTTCCCTCGTATTCCTCTGCGATCTCCTCCAGGATCGGCGCGATCATCTTACAGGGGCCGCACCATTCAGCCCAGAAGTCGTTCAGCACCGGAATATCCGACTGAAGCACCTCTTCGTTGAAGGTGGCATCTGTGACCACAATCGGTTTAGCCATCGAGATTCCTCCAGATAAGTTAGCGATCCCTCGCCAAAAGACGCACGACGAGTTTGTAGGGCGCATTATACCGACAGCCTGATCACTTGTCCAATCTCAGCGCGTTTGAGTATAATGTCGGCGTCTTTGTCGAGGTTGTCTGATAGCAGGATTCAGCCCTGGAAAGGAAAGCAAAACAAGCGCTATGACGCACCCTTCCGATATGAGAGAACCTGAACGGATCGCTGAGATCTTGAGGCGATTGCGTCAGGCTTATCCGGATGCCCAATGCGCCTTGCGCCACAGCAACCCGTTGGAGCTCCTGGTGGCTACGATCTTGTCGGCACAATGCACGGACGAGCGGGTCAACCAAGTCACCTTGAGTCTGTTCCAGAAATATCGATCCGCCGAAGACTACGCAATGGCCAACCCAGCCGAACTAGAGCAGGACATCCGCCCGACTGGTTTCTACCGCAACAAGGCCCGGCACATCCAGGGCGCGGCTCGGGTGATCCTGGAGCGTTTTGGCGGAGAGGTACCGCAAACCATGGACGAGCTGTTGCAATTGCCAGGCGTGGCGCGCAAGACCGCCAACGTGGTGCTAGGCGTTGCCTTTGGCCAGGCGGAGGGCATCGTTGTAGACACCCATGTGAGGCGGCTGGCCAACCGGCTGGGCCTGACGAAAGAGCAAGATCCCGATAAAATCGAACGGGACCTCATGGCGATCATTCCACGCGAGCATTGGATTGACTTTGGACATCAGTTGATCTGGCACGGGCGTTGTATCTGTCACGCGCGCAAGCCGGATTGTCCCAATTGCCCCTTAAACGACCTCTGCCCTTCGGCCCAAATGTAGTTCCAGGAGCGTGCTTGAAACGCCCTGTTCAACTCCTCTAGCGAAGAGCTTAGATCCGTGAGGCATCGGAAATGTTGCCTCACGCCTCGCGCACCATACTCTACGCAATCTATCCTTCCTCAACGATGCTTGCGACGTCCCCTGACTCCTTCTCAACGCGCCGTCCAGGTTACTCCATCCCATAAGAATTGTTCAGCTCACCCGCTCTCGCCTTCCTCGGACGGTACCATTGTCCTGCTTCCCATGACCTGGCTTAGGCCAGCGGTAACCTTAGAAAACACCCCGGCTGAGGGTTAAGATGAGCCGTAGCAGCAAAAGATTGTCCAAATTTAAGGAGAGATTTCTGATGAGAAGTTTGTTAACTCATATCTGGAAAGGAGGCGTCGCTCTTGCCTTTATCGCTGCATTCACATCGAGCTTTTTACCCGGCCAGAAGGCGATCTATGCTCAAACGAGCGGTCCGGATTATATCCACGGCCGCGTCATCGTTAAGTTCCGCTCGCAGGCCGTTCTGGATAAGCGCATCCAGCTCCAGTTCGATGCCGAACGGATGGTGATTCAGGCGATCCCACAGCTTCAGGTGGCGATCCTGGACATCGGGGACAGGGATATCGCGTCGTTTGTCCAAGAGCTAGGTGCCGACCCTGAGGTCGAGTACGTAGAGCCCGACTACATCGGCTACCCCGCTTGGGACCCCAATGACCCCGCCTATCTCGGAGGCCAACAGTGGGCGCTGCCCAGGATTCAAGCTCCCCAGGCGTGGGATATCACCAGGGGACAGGGAGCTGTGGTCGCTGTTCTGGACACCGGGGTGGACGTGAGCCACCCCGATTTGCAAGGCCGGCTCCTCCCCGGCTTCAGCTATACCACCGATAACGAGAATGTTTCCGACCTCTGTGGCCATGGGACGCATGTCACCGGCATCATCGCCGCGGTCGCCAACAACGGCATAGGCCTCACCGGTGTAGCTCCAGAGGTCCAAATTCTGCCGGTCAAAGTGATGG
It encodes:
- the uvrC gene encoding excinuclease ABC subunit UvrC gives rise to the protein MVRAISEELLAKLDTLPGRTGVYLMKDARGSVIYVGKAVNLRSRVRSYFQTSADHGPRTRRLVEDVADLEWIVTDTELEALILENELIKRHQPRYNVRLKDDKNYPYIKIHWQDDFPKVSIVRRMAHDGARYYGPFTSSQAVRQTLDALRRVFPYLDCDRKITGEDERPCLYFHIKRCAGPCIGAISREEYRSIIQGLCDFLEGKTERVLADLQAKMQQAADEWQFERAALYRDQIRAAEQIVERQKVVSGRDEDEDVIAFAYDPRQDEACVQVFLVRHGRLIGRETFVLDGVAAEENGELLSAFLKQFYDEAAYVPPRILLPQELDERQIIEQWLRSKRGAQVMLKVPRRGAKRQLVEMALENARETLQALQAQWQADTHRQTQALTELQEYLHLPSPPLRIECFDISTLQGTNTVGSMVVFAKGVPLKSDYRRFNVRSVGQAGQPDDYAAMREVLRRRFRRAVEAAENPDPGQKARRQDAVWSLLPDLVIVDGGKGQLNVALEVLDEYGLREVVPVVGLAKQHEEIFLPGQPDPVVLPRGSEALHLMQRIRDEAHRFAITHQRARRQKSALVSILDEIPGIGPRRRQALLKRFGSLEAIRQASLEELAAVPGMTRAAAERLKASL
- the nth gene encoding endonuclease III; the encoded protein is MREPERIAEILRRLRQAYPDAQCALRHSNPLELLVATILSAQCTDERVNQVTLSLFQKYRSAEDYAMANPAELEQDIRPTGFYRNKARHIQGAARVILERFGGEVPQTMDELLQLPGVARKTANVVLGVAFGQAEGIVVDTHVRRLANRLGLTKEQDPDKIERDLMAIIPREHWIDFGHQLIWHGRCICHARKPDCPNCPLNDLCPSAQM
- the trxA gene encoding thioredoxin, which codes for MAKPIVVTDATFNEEVLQSDIPVLNDFWAEWCGPCKMIAPILEEIAEEYEGRLKVTKLDVDQNPITMMEFGIMSIPTLILFKGGRPVERLVGAMPKARLLSRIKPHLDDIAPSAEGQTRHGEA
- the def gene encoding peptide deformylase produces the protein MALRPIITIENPILRQKARKVQRFGPELGQLIDDMIETMRAAPGVGLAAPQVAVLERVIVVEVPKDEENPDAGTLLYEMVNPEIVKASPELVEGEEGCLSIPGYVGEVPRHSMVVVRGQDRFGRPVRVRAHGFLARVFQHEIDHLDGILFIDRVTSPDKIRKVEPAAKPEGEAVEAAVPPPATIAMPT